In the genome of Pelagicoccus sp. SDUM812003, one region contains:
- a CDS encoding efflux RND transporter periplasmic adaptor subunit, whose amino-acid sequence MKRRIFSSVGIIAAAAFLAGCGEKQGGGSAQMQMPPPTVSVMEVQSESVTLTRELPGRAVAYLMAEVRPQVSGIVEERLFEEGSAVEAGQALYQLDDETYLASYNMAKANLAAAQASLSIARTEAMRTESLYQSKAVSQQELDNDRATLQQAEAQLAVAEASLANAKVALDHSRIESPISGIIGRSSVTQGALVTANQATALATVHQLDPIYVDIAQSSAEQLRLRKALSEGDLRGVDLPVKIILEDGTTYEHAGEIAFSEVSVDRQTGAYTLRVVVPNPDGLLLPGTYLKAVIGEGIRENGILIPQNAVSRAPNGSTSVMVVGADNTVSARAVETTQSVGNQWLIKSGLRAGDTIVTNGLQKVRPGMKVKIADSAAPAANAH is encoded by the coding sequence ATGAAGAGACGAATTTTTAGTAGTGTGGGTATCATCGCGGCCGCCGCGTTTCTGGCAGGGTGTGGTGAAAAACAGGGTGGAGGCTCTGCTCAGATGCAGATGCCTCCACCAACCGTTTCCGTGATGGAGGTGCAATCCGAGTCGGTCACCCTGACGCGCGAGTTGCCGGGACGGGCGGTTGCGTATTTGATGGCGGAAGTGCGCCCGCAAGTAAGCGGCATCGTGGAGGAGCGGCTTTTCGAGGAGGGCAGCGCCGTCGAGGCGGGGCAGGCCCTTTATCAGCTCGATGACGAAACGTACTTGGCGAGCTACAATATGGCCAAGGCAAATTTGGCGGCGGCCCAGGCGTCGCTTTCCATCGCTCGCACGGAGGCCATGCGTACGGAATCCCTCTACCAGAGCAAAGCGGTGAGTCAGCAGGAGCTGGACAATGACCGGGCTACCCTGCAGCAGGCGGAAGCCCAGCTCGCGGTCGCTGAGGCGTCGCTGGCCAATGCCAAGGTCGCTCTCGACCACAGCCGTATCGAATCTCCCATCAGTGGCATCATCGGCCGTTCTTCCGTCACCCAAGGAGCGCTGGTCACCGCCAATCAAGCCACCGCGCTGGCCACCGTGCATCAGCTCGATCCGATTTACGTAGACATCGCTCAATCCAGCGCCGAGCAGCTTCGTCTCCGTAAGGCCCTCTCGGAAGGCGACCTGCGAGGAGTCGACCTGCCGGTTAAGATCATTTTAGAGGACGGAACGACCTACGAGCATGCTGGCGAGATCGCTTTTTCGGAAGTGAGCGTCGATCGGCAGACGGGCGCCTACACCTTGCGGGTGGTGGTGCCGAATCCAGACGGATTGCTGCTTCCGGGCACTTATTTGAAAGCGGTGATTGGTGAGGGGATTCGCGAAAACGGAATCCTCATCCCGCAAAACGCGGTCTCCCGCGCCCCGAATGGCAGCACCTCCGTCATGGTGGTAGGCGCCGATAACACGGTGAGCGCTCGAGCGGTGGAAACCACTCAGTCGGTGGGCAATCAGTGGCTGATCAAGAGCGGCCTGCGAGCGGGCGACACTATCGTGACGAACGGGCTGCAGAAGGTGCGTCCCGGCATGAAAGTCAAGATCGCCGACTCCGCTGCCCCAGCAGCCAACGCCCACTAG
- a CDS encoding diacylglycerol kinase family protein has protein sequence MNATTNASPSADSSSLETKPARCAVILNLQSGTLSELWSERFEAELLEALKANGWSPELHLVQGDEIQATVDRAIQSQCDAIIAGGGDGTTTSIANQLRNTKTPLGILPCGTLNLAARDLGAPLDPLETVRSLHPGEFRDIDVLEINGWTCLCLTIIGVYPELLNRADEFHGSKWWMKFFRLSGQLATAYFRSPRYRIKIKTESGGEKNVSTRLLLIVPGEYEDEFGLLPSREGLSSGKCRLYISNHQSRWSNVKMAFRFLTGHTKQDPDMLMESASSMEISVKGKRSTKVSIDGELMDLKLPAQFDLKRQALRVLVPKPQDTPNP, from the coding sequence ATGAACGCGACCACCAACGCATCGCCGAGCGCCGACTCCTCATCACTCGAAACCAAGCCAGCTCGCTGCGCCGTGATCCTCAACCTGCAGTCCGGCACGCTTTCCGAACTCTGGTCCGAGCGCTTCGAGGCCGAGCTGCTCGAGGCCCTGAAGGCGAACGGCTGGTCGCCCGAGCTTCATCTGGTCCAAGGCGACGAAATTCAAGCCACCGTGGACCGAGCGATCCAAAGCCAGTGCGACGCCATCATCGCGGGCGGCGGAGACGGCACCACCACCTCGATCGCCAACCAGTTGCGCAATACGAAAACGCCCCTTGGCATCCTTCCCTGCGGCACACTCAATCTAGCCGCTCGCGATCTAGGCGCGCCACTTGATCCCCTCGAAACAGTCAGGTCCCTGCATCCCGGGGAGTTTAGAGACATCGACGTGCTGGAGATCAACGGATGGACCTGCTTGTGCCTGACGATTATCGGCGTCTATCCGGAGCTTCTCAACCGGGCCGATGAGTTTCACGGCAGCAAGTGGTGGATGAAATTCTTCAGGCTGAGCGGTCAGCTCGCCACCGCCTATTTCCGCTCGCCACGCTACCGCATCAAAATAAAGACTGAATCGGGCGGCGAGAAAAACGTATCCACTCGCCTACTACTGATCGTGCCGGGCGAGTACGAAGACGAGTTTGGCCTCCTTCCAAGCCGCGAAGGTCTTTCGTCCGGAAAATGCCGTCTCTACATTTCGAACCATCAGTCACGCTGGTCCAACGTCAAGATGGCCTTCCGCTTCTTGACCGGCCACACCAAGCAAGACCCTGACATGCTCATGGAAAGCGCCAGCTCGATGGAAATCTCCGTTAAGGGAAAAAGGTCCACCAAGGTATCGATCGATGGCGAGCTCATGGATCTGAAGCTTCCGGCCCAGTTCGATCTCAAACGCCAAGCGCTGCGGGTCCTCGTGCCGAAACCGCAAGACACCCCGAACCCATGA
- a CDS encoding DUF1206 domain-containing protein, which yields MSQETNGRAPIWLVVLAKSGYGARGLLYAIIGGLAFLQAIGQGGKKTDSEGALKQLFEAPGGAAILWAVAAALVGYAVWRLFQALLDADGHGHDAMGTLVRGALFISAVTHLFLAYTTARMALNLSSSSGGESNESVVASLLALPGGPWLVVALGLAIAAVGIAHWIKAYQENYKDFFDVDSETMKRLNPICRFGLSARGFAFSVISGMFIYAAVSQDPDKAGGLKDVFSTLSQQVFGPYLLGALAMGFIAFGVYSGIETLYRRINYK from the coding sequence ATGAGCCAGGAAACCAATGGCCGTGCCCCGATCTGGCTGGTCGTGCTCGCCAAATCAGGCTACGGCGCCCGCGGACTGCTCTACGCCATCATCGGCGGACTGGCCTTTCTTCAGGCCATCGGTCAAGGCGGCAAAAAGACCGATTCCGAAGGCGCCCTCAAGCAACTCTTCGAAGCCCCCGGGGGAGCGGCGATCCTGTGGGCCGTGGCAGCGGCTCTGGTGGGCTACGCCGTCTGGCGACTATTCCAAGCGCTTCTCGATGCGGACGGACACGGACACGACGCTATGGGTACGCTGGTGCGCGGCGCCCTTTTCATCAGCGCCGTGACGCATCTCTTTCTCGCCTACACCACCGCCAGAATGGCGCTCAACCTGAGCTCCAGTTCCGGCGGCGAATCCAATGAAAGCGTAGTCGCTTCCCTGCTCGCTCTCCCTGGAGGTCCGTGGCTGGTGGTCGCGCTCGGTCTAGCTATCGCAGCGGTAGGGATCGCCCACTGGATCAAAGCCTACCAGGAAAACTACAAGGACTTCTTCGACGTCGATTCCGAGACCATGAAACGGCTAAACCCCATCTGCCGCTTCGGCCTATCCGCCCGAGGATTCGCTTTCAGCGTCATCTCAGGCATGTTCATCTACGCCGCCGTCTCGCAAGACCCCGACAAAGCCGGTGGGCTCAAGGACGTCTTTTCCACCCTCTCCCAGCAAGTCTTCGGACCTTACCTGCTCGGCGCTCTCGCTATGGGCTTCATCGCTTTCGGGGTGTACAGCGGCATCGAAACCCTGTACCGTAGGATCAACTACAAATAG
- a CDS encoding efflux RND transporter permease subunit: MARFFIDRPIFSWVIALVIMIAGALAMTTLPISRYPTVAPPSVSVNAMYPGASAQVVEDSVTQILEQSLTGLDGLIYMSATSDSSGTSTITLTFATGTDPDIAQVQVQNKLQAATPLLPSVVQQQGVNVTKSGEGFLMVVGFVSEDGSMDRVDVADYLTSNIADQIARVDGVGGARVFGGQYAMRIWLDPNVIDAYGLTVTDITSAVTAQNQQVSIGQIGGAPYVDGQNVNFSINTKGRLTSADEFEQIVVRSNSDGSYLKLKDVARVELGASQYGFETHYNGKQAAGMAISLASGANALETASRVTDLLDELEPYFPESLRAVIPFDNTPFVRVAIEGVVHTLIEAVVLVFLVMFLFLQNWRATLIPTIAIPVVLLGTFGVLAVLGFSINMLTMFAMILAIGLLVDDAIVVVENVERLMSEEGLSPKEAAKKSMDQITGALIGIGVVLSAVFVPMAFLGGATGVIYRQFSATIVSAMALSVIVAIVFTPALCATMLKPIKKGHHVKETGFFGWFNRMFDKNNGRYQGAVRRIISYRKSGFVAFLAVVGLMAYFFLRLPTSFLPNEDQGSIYVQVIGPVGSTADNTLEVLKQVEDYMLNEEKDVVEELFTVQGFSFAGGGQSNGMGFVSLKDWSERPNPEQSAQALAMRASMAFSQIQGASVFAFAPPPITELGNSTGFTLYLKDNAGQGHEALMAARNQLLGMAAQNPKLTKVRPNGQEDTPQLRVTIDNAKAKALGLSIAEINNTLGVAWGGRYIDDFIDRGRVKRVYVQADAPYRMQPEDFEKWSVRNSSGEMVPFSSFGSTEWAYGSPRLERYNGVSAVQIVGEGVPGVSSGEAMLEMEKMAQQLPEGFGIEWTATSYQERQAGDQTTLLYALSLMIVFLALAALYESWSIPTAVLLAAPLGIVGAVLANMVRGYERDVYFQVAMLTTVGLTSKNAILIVEFAKENLESGMKLLDATLHAVRDRLRPILMTSLAFGLGVVPLVIADGAGSGAQRAIGTGVLGGMIVGTALGIFFVPLFFFLIERLFIRKKGHQSHA; this comes from the coding sequence ATGGCACGCTTTTTCATAGACAGACCCATCTTTTCCTGGGTCATCGCGCTGGTCATTATGATCGCTGGAGCCCTGGCGATGACCACGCTACCCATTTCCCGCTACCCGACCGTGGCCCCGCCATCGGTTTCGGTGAACGCGATGTATCCCGGCGCTTCCGCTCAGGTAGTGGAGGACTCCGTGACGCAGATTTTGGAGCAGAGTCTCACTGGACTCGATGGCCTGATTTACATGTCGGCCACCAGCGACTCCTCCGGTACTTCGACCATTACGCTCACCTTCGCCACCGGTACCGATCCTGACATCGCTCAGGTGCAGGTGCAGAACAAACTTCAGGCCGCCACGCCGCTGCTCCCTTCGGTGGTGCAGCAGCAGGGGGTAAACGTTACCAAGTCGGGCGAAGGCTTTCTTATGGTAGTCGGTTTCGTCTCCGAGGATGGGAGTATGGATCGGGTCGACGTGGCCGACTACCTGACGTCCAACATCGCCGACCAAATCGCTCGCGTCGACGGGGTGGGTGGCGCTCGTGTATTCGGCGGACAATACGCCATGCGCATCTGGCTCGATCCGAACGTGATCGACGCTTACGGTCTCACCGTGACCGATATCACCTCGGCGGTGACCGCTCAGAATCAGCAGGTATCGATCGGCCAGATCGGTGGCGCCCCGTACGTTGACGGGCAGAACGTCAACTTCAGCATCAATACCAAAGGCCGGCTCACTTCCGCTGACGAGTTCGAGCAGATCGTGGTGAGGAGCAATTCCGATGGCTCGTATTTGAAACTCAAGGACGTGGCCCGCGTGGAGCTGGGTGCGTCGCAATACGGGTTTGAAACGCATTACAATGGCAAGCAGGCCGCTGGCATGGCCATCTCTCTCGCTTCGGGAGCGAACGCTTTGGAAACCGCGTCGCGTGTGACCGATTTGCTCGACGAGTTGGAGCCGTACTTTCCCGAGAGCTTGCGGGCGGTGATTCCCTTCGACAATACGCCGTTCGTTCGCGTGGCCATCGAAGGCGTGGTGCACACTCTGATCGAGGCGGTGGTTTTGGTGTTCCTGGTCATGTTCCTTTTCTTGCAGAACTGGCGGGCGACCTTGATTCCGACCATCGCGATCCCGGTGGTGCTGCTCGGCACCTTCGGGGTGCTGGCGGTGCTCGGTTTTTCCATCAACATGCTCACCATGTTCGCCATGATTCTGGCCATCGGCCTGTTGGTGGACGACGCCATCGTGGTGGTGGAAAACGTGGAGCGACTTATGAGCGAAGAAGGCCTTTCGCCCAAGGAGGCTGCCAAGAAGTCGATGGATCAGATCACCGGCGCCTTGATCGGTATCGGCGTAGTTCTCTCCGCGGTGTTCGTTCCCATGGCCTTTCTGGGCGGAGCGACCGGCGTGATCTATCGCCAGTTTTCCGCCACCATCGTATCCGCCATGGCCCTGTCGGTGATCGTGGCCATCGTCTTCACGCCGGCTTTGTGCGCCACTATGCTCAAGCCGATCAAGAAGGGGCATCACGTCAAGGAGACCGGCTTCTTCGGCTGGTTCAACCGCATGTTCGACAAGAACAACGGCCGCTACCAAGGCGCGGTGCGCCGCATTATCTCGTATCGAAAAAGTGGATTCGTTGCCTTCCTAGCGGTAGTGGGATTGATGGCCTATTTCTTCCTGCGCTTGCCGACTAGCTTCCTTCCAAACGAGGACCAGGGATCGATCTACGTGCAGGTTATCGGTCCGGTGGGCAGCACTGCGGACAACACCTTGGAAGTCTTGAAGCAGGTCGAGGACTACATGCTTAACGAGGAGAAAGACGTGGTGGAGGAGCTCTTCACGGTGCAGGGCTTCAGTTTCGCCGGAGGCGGCCAGAGCAATGGTATGGGCTTCGTTAGTTTGAAAGACTGGAGCGAGCGCCCAAATCCTGAGCAAAGCGCCCAGGCGCTCGCCATGCGGGCTAGCATGGCCTTCAGCCAGATCCAGGGAGCGAGCGTATTCGCATTCGCCCCGCCGCCAATTACCGAGCTCGGCAACTCGACTGGCTTCACCCTTTACCTGAAGGACAACGCCGGGCAAGGGCACGAAGCGCTCATGGCGGCCCGTAACCAACTTTTGGGGATGGCAGCGCAGAATCCCAAGCTGACCAAAGTGCGTCCCAACGGACAGGAGGATACGCCGCAGCTGCGCGTCACCATCGATAACGCGAAGGCAAAGGCCCTCGGACTCTCCATCGCGGAGATCAACAACACGCTCGGCGTGGCCTGGGGCGGCCGCTACATCGACGACTTCATCGACCGTGGGCGCGTCAAGCGCGTCTACGTGCAGGCCGACGCTCCTTACCGTATGCAGCCGGAGGACTTCGAAAAGTGGTCCGTGCGCAACAGCAGCGGAGAGATGGTGCCGTTTTCCTCCTTTGGCTCGACTGAGTGGGCCTATGGCTCGCCGCGACTGGAGCGTTACAATGGCGTATCAGCGGTGCAGATCGTCGGAGAGGGCGTGCCCGGCGTGAGTTCGGGAGAGGCCATGCTCGAGATGGAGAAGATGGCCCAGCAGCTGCCAGAGGGATTCGGAATCGAGTGGACCGCCACTTCCTATCAGGAACGGCAAGCGGGCGATCAGACCACCTTGCTCTACGCTTTGTCGCTTATGATCGTTTTCCTCGCCCTCGCGGCGCTCTACGAAAGTTGGAGCATCCCGACGGCGGTGCTGCTCGCGGCCCCATTGGGAATCGTGGGAGCTGTATTGGCAAACATGGTACGCGGTTACGAGCGCGACGTTTATTTCCAGGTGGCGATGCTGACGACAGTCGGTCTCACGAGTAAGAACGCCATCCTCATTGTGGAGTTCGCGAAGGAGAACCTCGAGAGCGGCATGAAGCTTTTGGATGCGACCTTGCACGCGGTTCGCGACCGATTGCGTCCTATCTTGATGACGTCGCTAGCCTTTGGTCTGGGCGTAGTGCCGTTGGTGATCGCTGATGGCGCAGGGTCCGGCGCTCAGCGAGCGATCGGAACCGGAGTGCTTGGGGGCATGATCGTGGGCACCGCTCTTGGCATTTTCTTCGTGCCGCTTTTCTTCTTCCTCATCGAGCGCCTTTTTATCCGCAAAAAAGGACATCAGAGCCATGCATAA
- a CDS encoding ABC transporter ATP-binding protein: protein MKTIWRVSSYLFRYKWRFVGTIALAIGSTLFFLVVPKIAGYIVNRLTLQDSLEGYAPLVGLLVLCFLMREVLNSLRIRVNNVLEQKVLIDLRLDLHGKLLDLPVRFFDSRKSGDIASRVIEDVQNVERVILDGTEQGSTALLTLFGVSAMMFYSEPRLATLMILPIPIMIILSRLHFKSQSKNWRKVREASGELSSLLVEDIQGNRLINSFALKGRESRRFSDKAEELKLYTLKGMFRWSLHGPLNGFIVSLGTVAVIGYGGYLTFTEPDTFKTGDLVEYLLYCYMLYQPLTLISSLNNMLATGKASAERVFDLLDFPIEIEDPKDPKPYPAAPLEVRFESVDFNYTERSNLLSDFSLTMPAGKVTALVGHTGAGKSTVSSLLQRYYDVTAGSVSINGVDVRHVSLQDLRSNVGVVAQDPFLFDGSVRDNLMLAREDATEEDIVQALEGACAWEFVSKLPDGMDTLIGERGIRLSMGEKQRLTIARVILRNPPLVILDEATSSVDTLTEAKIQAAVDNLVKERTTLVIAHRLSTVRKADQIVVLENGRIIESGSHDQLLERDGHYADLWRVQTDVIAE from the coding sequence ATGAAGACGATCTGGAGAGTTTCGAGCTATTTGTTCCGCTACAAATGGCGGTTTGTTGGCACCATTGCCCTCGCCATCGGCAGCACCTTGTTTTTCCTGGTGGTACCGAAGATCGCTGGGTACATCGTCAATCGACTGACCTTGCAGGATAGCCTCGAGGGCTACGCTCCCCTGGTGGGGCTGCTGGTGCTTTGCTTCCTCATGCGCGAGGTTTTGAATTCGCTGCGCATCCGGGTGAACAACGTTCTGGAGCAGAAGGTCCTGATCGATCTGCGGCTCGATTTGCACGGCAAGCTGCTGGATCTGCCGGTTCGATTCTTCGACTCGCGCAAGTCGGGCGACATAGCTTCGCGCGTCATCGAAGACGTGCAGAACGTGGAGCGGGTCATTCTGGATGGCACGGAGCAGGGGAGCACGGCGCTGCTGACGCTGTTTGGGGTGAGCGCCATGATGTTCTATTCGGAGCCGCGCCTGGCGACTCTGATGATTCTGCCCATTCCCATCATGATCATTTTGTCGCGACTTCACTTCAAGTCGCAGAGCAAGAACTGGCGCAAGGTGCGCGAGGCTTCGGGAGAACTGAGCTCGCTGCTGGTGGAGGATATCCAGGGAAACCGTCTGATCAACTCCTTCGCCTTGAAGGGCCGCGAGTCCCGACGTTTTTCCGACAAGGCGGAAGAGCTGAAGCTCTACACCCTCAAGGGCATGTTTCGCTGGTCGCTGCACGGCCCGCTCAATGGATTCATCGTCAGCCTTGGCACCGTGGCGGTCATCGGCTACGGCGGCTACCTCACGTTCACTGAACCGGACACCTTCAAGACCGGCGACCTCGTCGAGTATCTGCTCTATTGCTACATGCTCTACCAGCCGCTGACCCTGATCTCCTCGCTCAACAACATGCTCGCCACCGGCAAGGCGTCGGCGGAGCGCGTCTTCGACCTGCTGGATTTTCCCATCGAAATCGAAGACCCGAAAGACCCGAAACCCTATCCAGCGGCGCCGCTCGAAGTGCGCTTCGAGTCGGTGGATTTCAACTACACCGAGCGCTCGAACTTGCTTTCCGATTTTTCGCTCACCATGCCTGCCGGAAAGGTGACGGCTTTGGTAGGCCACACTGGAGCGGGCAAATCCACTGTATCCAGTTTGCTGCAACGCTACTACGATGTCACCGCAGGCAGCGTATCCATCAATGGAGTGGACGTGCGCCACGTTTCGCTGCAGGACCTGCGCTCGAATGTCGGCGTCGTCGCTCAGGATCCCTTTCTGTTCGATGGGTCGGTGCGCGACAACCTGATGCTCGCTCGCGAGGACGCGACGGAGGAGGATATTGTCCAGGCTCTCGAAGGCGCCTGCGCCTGGGAGTTTGTATCCAAACTTCCTGACGGCATGGATACCTTGATCGGAGAGCGCGGGATACGGCTCAGCATGGGAGAGAAGCAGCGCCTCACCATCGCCCGCGTGATCTTGCGAAATCCGCCGCTGGTGATCCTCGACGAAGCGACCTCTTCCGTGGATACGCTGACCGAGGCCAAGATCCAGGCCGCGGTGGATAACCTAGTGAAGGAGCGTACCACTTTGGTCATCGCCCACCGCCTTTCCACCGTGCGAAAGGCCGACCAGATCGTGGTGCTGGAAAACGGCCGCATCATCGAGTCCGGCTCCCACGACCAGCTGCTCGAGCGCGACGGTCACTACGCCGACCTCTGGCGGGTGCAGACCGACGTGATCGCGGAGTAG
- a CDS encoding phosphatase PAP2 family protein, translating to MKNALRRIQPKPFKNLVLAMLCAMGAWGFIEVADEVAEDDTKQFDEAILLSLREADDTSDPIGPIWFEEAARDITALGSLAILLLASVGTLVFLMLIGKRRTSLLFLLCALSGVALSQGLKGLYDRARPDLVPHEMHVLTASFPSGHSLLSAVIYLSLGAMLANSQPRLLVKSFLIGTSIALAILVGLSRLYLGVHWPSDVLAGWSAGAAWAILWVIIARLFLPRQETESSGLEQPAPPSPAQTSRNA from the coding sequence ATGAAAAACGCCCTGCGACGCATCCAACCCAAGCCCTTCAAGAATCTCGTGCTCGCCATGCTCTGCGCCATGGGAGCCTGGGGTTTCATCGAAGTCGCGGACGAGGTGGCTGAGGACGATACCAAGCAGTTCGACGAAGCGATCCTGCTCAGCTTGCGGGAGGCCGACGATACCTCAGACCCGATCGGTCCGATCTGGTTCGAAGAAGCGGCACGGGACATCACCGCCCTGGGCAGCCTCGCCATCCTGCTCCTCGCGAGCGTCGGCACCTTGGTTTTCCTCATGCTGATCGGCAAGCGGAGAACCAGCCTGCTCTTCCTGCTTTGCGCCCTATCAGGCGTCGCATTGAGCCAAGGCTTGAAGGGGCTCTACGATCGAGCTCGTCCAGATCTCGTCCCACACGAGATGCATGTGCTGACCGCCAGTTTCCCCAGCGGACACTCGCTGCTTTCGGCAGTGATCTACCTCAGCCTTGGGGCGATGCTGGCCAACTCCCAGCCGCGTCTGCTGGTCAAATCCTTCCTGATCGGGACTTCCATCGCCTTGGCCATTCTGGTGGGCCTATCGCGGCTGTACCTTGGCGTGCACTGGCCTTCCGACGTCCTCGCCGGCTGGAGCGCTGGCGCCGCCTGGGCGATTCTTTGGGTCATCATCGCTCGACTCTTCCTGCCGCGCCAAGAAACGGAAAGCTCGGGCCTCGAACAACCCGCACCCCCTTCACCCGCCCAAACGTCGCGCAACGCATAG
- a CDS encoding efflux transporter outer membrane subunit produces the protein MHKKLNTLTFAFATIALSGCSTLQPEMPEVDAQIGTDQSIPMSQENEYELGDASELEWRNVFNDPKLMQLIELALENNRDLRTATLDVERARAQYRIQRAERIPSVNGSGAMNRLGGDGQPDVEQYQAQVGVTQFELDLFGRMKSLSDVALRNYLATDEARKSVQLSLIAEVANAYLTLSIDSELLRLAEATSANYEESYQIFEKRFELGAVSSLELSQARTLLASSKAEIATYQGLVQLDKTALAVLVGNRVSEELYPDYLDLDVSGLARLPARLPSEALLRRPDIQQSEYLLQAANANLGAARAAFFPSISLTGTVGSLSGDLSDLFSGGTGTWSFIPQVTMPIFQGGRLKANRDVAAVDRQIALARYEKAIQIGFKEVADALYQSVTLEDRREALEAFAESAAETEALSRSRYEAGQDSYLNLLDAQRTLYGARQALVQAQLQEQVNRINLYKVLGGGWNAES, from the coding sequence ATGCATAAGAAATTGAATACATTGACTTTCGCCTTCGCGACGATCGCTCTGAGCGGATGCTCGACCCTGCAGCCGGAGATGCCAGAGGTCGACGCTCAGATAGGTACGGATCAGTCGATCCCAATGTCACAGGAGAATGAATACGAGTTGGGCGACGCAAGCGAACTGGAGTGGCGCAACGTCTTCAACGATCCGAAGCTCATGCAGCTTATTGAGCTGGCCTTGGAAAACAACCGGGATCTTCGCACGGCGACTCTTGACGTGGAACGAGCGCGAGCCCAGTACCGTATCCAACGAGCGGAGCGCATCCCGTCGGTGAACGGTAGCGGGGCCATGAATCGCCTAGGAGGAGACGGTCAGCCTGATGTCGAGCAGTATCAGGCTCAGGTTGGAGTGACGCAATTCGAGCTCGATCTCTTCGGCAGAATGAAGAGCCTCAGCGATGTCGCTTTGCGGAACTACCTCGCTACCGACGAAGCTCGCAAGAGCGTGCAGCTCAGCTTGATCGCGGAAGTTGCCAACGCCTATCTGACCCTTTCGATAGACTCCGAGCTGCTGCGACTGGCTGAGGCCACTTCCGCTAACTATGAGGAAAGCTATCAGATTTTCGAAAAGCGCTTCGAGTTGGGGGCGGTTTCCTCGCTGGAGCTCAGTCAGGCTCGGACCTTGCTCGCAAGCTCGAAGGCCGAGATCGCTACCTATCAAGGTCTCGTGCAGCTCGACAAGACCGCGCTCGCTGTGCTGGTGGGAAATAGGGTGAGCGAAGAGCTGTATCCTGATTACTTAGACTTGGATGTCAGCGGCTTGGCGCGATTGCCAGCTCGGCTTCCGTCGGAGGCGCTGTTGCGTCGCCCTGACATCCAACAATCTGAATACCTCCTGCAGGCCGCCAACGCCAACCTCGGCGCGGCGCGTGCCGCTTTCTTCCCTTCGATCAGTCTGACGGGTACGGTGGGCTCGCTGAGCGGCGACCTGTCCGATCTCTTCAGCGGCGGCACCGGCACCTGGAGCTTCATCCCTCAGGTGACGATGCCCATCTTTCAGGGCGGACGGCTGAAGGCCAATCGCGACGTGGCCGCCGTTGATCGGCAGATCGCTCTCGCCAGATATGAGAAGGCGATCCAGATCGGGTTTAAGGAAGTGGCGGACGCCCTCTACCAGAGTGTGACCTTGGAGGATCGCCGGGAGGCGTTGGAGGCGTTCGCCGAGTCGGCTGCTGAGACGGAGGCGCTTTCGCGCTCGCGATACGAAGCAGGGCAGGACAGTTATCTGAACTTGCTTGATGCCCAACGAACTCTCTATGGTGCCCGCCAAGCTCTGGTACAGGCTCAGCTGCAGGAGCAAGTCAATCGAATCAATCTTTATAAAGTTCTTGGGGGGGGATGGAATGCAGAGTCATGA
- a CDS encoding helix-turn-helix domain-containing protein: MSLSEKENPRSPEHLEAQRNRILDASEECFIKYGFHAASMARIAETAGISQGLAYRYFKNKSAIILAIIERQLAQRNLLSDGTESVDDFADKIVELVREWSAREDGKISPVLFLEMCSEASRDKEIEAALAKADQTYKEDFSAWIRGLAEREGKEMSDSEIDRRFTALQGLVEGSALLAARRGAGRESEVLRNEMLIAFVKQTLSVD; this comes from the coding sequence ATGAGCTTGTCCGAAAAGGAGAATCCCCGCTCTCCCGAGCACCTGGAAGCCCAGCGTAACCGAATTTTGGATGCGTCGGAAGAATGCTTTATCAAATACGGCTTCCACGCCGCCAGCATGGCCCGCATCGCGGAGACGGCGGGTATCAGTCAGGGCTTGGCCTACCGCTATTTCAAGAATAAGAGCGCCATCATCCTAGCGATCATCGAGAGGCAGCTGGCGCAGCGAAACCTGCTCTCGGACGGTACCGAGTCGGTGGATGACTTTGCGGATAAAATCGTGGAGCTCGTGCGCGAGTGGTCGGCCCGCGAGGATGGCAAGATCAGCCCGGTGCTCTTTCTGGAGATGTGTTCCGAAGCCAGTCGGGACAAGGAGATCGAGGCGGCATTGGCCAAGGCGGATCAGACTTACAAGGAGGACTTCTCCGCCTGGATCAGAGGACTCGCCGAGCGCGAGGGAAAGGAAATGAGCGACTCGGAGATCGATCGTCGTTTCACCGCCCTGCAAGGGCTGGTGGAGGGCAGCGCCCTGCTCGCCGCGCGGCGCGGAGCTGGCAGGGAGAGCGAGGTCCTGCGCAACGAGATGCTCATCGCCTTCGTGAAGCAAACCTTGTCGGTGGACTGA